From Streptomyces sp. TLI_053, a single genomic window includes:
- a CDS encoding GNAT family N-acetyltransferase, translating into MGNETNGGSGGPGGGRPGERADAADGIEIRAIGQDEVEAWDRALALGFLRSHVGRATEFRRRQWEPDRMVGAVDDGRFVATFRSFDTELTVPGGAVVTADAITAVTVTATHRRRGLLRRMMTGDLEAARDRGAAVAILIAAEYNIYGRYGFGPATRGHGWNIDLLRAGGLRDGLPTVPGGRIDLVEMAELRKIGPELFDRWRVTQAGAIARDEVTWQRATGEIEVPGFDWKEPFAAVHRAADGTPTGLAVYRIDDNWDGSYPNCTLTLTDLFALDRASATELWRFVLSIDWVRKVVVENVGPDDPLPLLLNDPRAATPHEDNADFMWLRVLDIEAAFNARTYGAAGRTVLEVDDPAGYVAGRWAFEVAADGTGRCVRTADEPDLALDASALGAIYLGGETLPRLALAGRVTELRPGAAAAADLLFRTPLAAWNIDGF; encoded by the coding sequence ATGGGCAACGAGACGAACGGCGGGTCCGGAGGGCCGGGTGGCGGCCGACCGGGGGAGCGGGCGGACGCGGCGGACGGGATCGAGATCCGCGCGATCGGGCAGGACGAGGTGGAGGCGTGGGACCGGGCACTGGCCCTGGGCTTCCTGCGCTCGCACGTGGGCCGGGCGACCGAGTTCCGCCGCCGGCAGTGGGAGCCGGACCGGATGGTCGGTGCGGTGGACGACGGCCGGTTCGTGGCCACCTTCCGCAGCTTCGACACCGAGCTGACCGTCCCCGGCGGCGCGGTCGTCACGGCCGACGCGATCACCGCCGTCACCGTGACCGCCACCCACCGGCGGCGCGGCCTGCTCCGCCGGATGATGACCGGGGACCTCGAGGCCGCCCGGGATCGTGGCGCCGCGGTCGCGATCCTGATCGCCGCCGAGTACAACATCTACGGCCGTTACGGCTTCGGCCCTGCGACCCGGGGCCACGGCTGGAACATCGACCTGCTCCGGGCCGGCGGCCTGCGGGACGGCCTGCCGACCGTGCCCGGCGGGCGGATCGACCTCGTCGAGATGGCGGAGCTGCGCAAGATCGGTCCCGAGCTGTTCGACCGCTGGCGGGTCACCCAGGCGGGTGCGATCGCCCGCGACGAGGTGACCTGGCAGCGGGCGACCGGTGAGATCGAGGTGCCGGGCTTCGACTGGAAGGAGCCGTTCGCGGCCGTCCACCGCGCCGCCGACGGCACCCCGACCGGTCTGGCCGTCTACCGGATCGACGACAACTGGGACGGCTCCTACCCCAACTGCACGCTCACCCTCACCGACCTGTTCGCCCTCGACCGGGCCTCGGCCACCGAGCTCTGGCGGTTCGTCCTCTCGATCGACTGGGTCCGCAAGGTCGTGGTCGAGAACGTCGGTCCGGACGACCCGCTGCCGCTGCTGCTGAACGACCCGCGGGCCGCGACGCCGCACGAGGACAACGCGGACTTCATGTGGCTGCGGGTGCTCGACATCGAGGCGGCGTTCAACGCCCGGACGTACGGCGCGGCCGGCCGTACGGTGCTGGAGGTCGACGACCCGGCGGGCTACGTCGCGGGCCGCTGGGCGTTCGAGGTCGCCGCCGACGGCACCGGTCGCTGCGTCCGGACGGCCGACGAGCCCGATCTGGCGCTGGACGCCTCGGCGCTGGGCGCGATCTACCTGGGTGGCGAGACGCTGCCGAGGCTCGCCCTGGCCGGGCGGGTCACCGAGCTGCGCCCCGGTGCGGCGGCGGCCGCGGACCTGCTGTTCCGCACCCCGCTGGCGGCCTGGAACATCGACGGATTCTGA
- a CDS encoding TetR family transcriptional regulator has protein sequence MDDLAATNGPSATNDGTGGTGTGGTAGGAEHPDDTPSEPAAPAAAPAAETRGSRARPKTDKSEQTRALILETAMRLFQERGYEKTTMRAIAAEAGVSVGNAYYYFSAKEFLIQGFYDRMTYDHAADARKRMADTRDFAERLEIALVSWLDTAAPYHEFAAQFFRTAADPTSALSPFSNESHPARATAVALFRDVLQGSDLAPKLDAELVELLPDVLWLHLMVVVLYWVFDRTEDTERTREFVRRSTPMAARVINLSRYRVFRPIVRDAKGLIQDFILPTIGKTAVK, from the coding sequence GTGGACGACCTGGCAGCGACGAACGGCCCGAGCGCGACGAACGACGGCACCGGCGGCACCGGCACCGGCGGCACCGCCGGCGGCGCGGAGCACCCCGACGACACTCCCTCGGAGCCGGCCGCACCGGCCGCCGCACCGGCCGCCGAGACACGTGGCAGTCGCGCCCGGCCGAAGACGGACAAGAGCGAGCAGACCCGGGCCCTGATCCTGGAGACCGCGATGCGGCTCTTCCAGGAACGCGGTTACGAGAAGACCACCATGCGCGCCATCGCCGCCGAGGCCGGCGTTTCGGTCGGAAATGCTTATTACTATTTTTCGGCGAAAGAATTTCTCATTCAGGGTTTCTACGACCGGATGACGTACGACCATGCGGCGGACGCGAGAAAGCGCATGGCCGATACCCGGGACTTCGCCGAGCGCCTGGAAATCGCCCTGGTCTCCTGGCTGGACACGGCGGCCCCGTACCACGAGTTCGCCGCGCAGTTCTTCCGGACGGCGGCCGACCCCACCAGTGCCCTGAGCCCGTTCTCCAACGAGTCGCACCCGGCCCGGGCCACCGCGGTCGCCCTGTTCCGCGACGTCCTTCAAGGCTCTGACCTGGCACCGAAGCTGGACGCCGAACTGGTCGAGCTGCTGCCCGACGTGCTCTGGCTGCACCTCATGGTCGTCGTCCTCTACTGGGTCTTCGACCGCACCGAGGACACCGAGCGGACCAGGGAATTCGTCCGCCGGTCCACCCCCATGGCGGCCCGGGTGATCAACCTCTCGCGCTATCGGGTGTTCCGGCCGATCGTCCGTGACGCCAAGGGGCTCATCCAGGACTTCATTCTTCCCACCATCGGGAAGACCGCCGTCAAATAG
- a CDS encoding MFS transporter, whose translation MFAPYRRLFTRPGTVAFTLAGLLARLSMSMTGVSLVVLIAERRGSYALAGTVAAAGLVAVAIGMPLIGRLVDRFGQARITVPAVLYNLVPLCGLLLCVRLGAPDWTLHLCWAAGSAVPNLGGMARARWAHLLRDAPEDRHLANSLEQALDELCFMAGPVLGMVLCTTVAPEAGMLTAGGVGTVGALLFAAQRRTEPPPADRPDAAATDAAATDAAAGPRSPLRVPALRVLALTFLSTGMVFGALDLTTVAYADALGHRPVAGGLLALVAAGSCAAGLVFGTLRPTRSAGARFLRGLAAMAGLLLLPLAAGLGGAGLALLGAALFAAGTGTAPTMVTGMTLIQEQLPQRQLNEAMAIAVSGIMIGISTGSALAGALAEHAGPGAGYWIPAGAAALALLIALAGRRHLGAGPRPPAGTASGPLSVPPASLRS comes from the coding sequence GTGTTCGCCCCCTACCGACGCCTGTTCACCCGGCCCGGCACCGTCGCCTTCACCCTGGCCGGGCTGCTCGCCCGGCTGTCGATGTCGATGACCGGCGTCTCGCTGGTGGTGCTGATCGCCGAACGTCGCGGCTCCTACGCGCTCGCGGGCACCGTCGCCGCGGCCGGACTGGTCGCCGTGGCGATCGGCATGCCGCTGATCGGCCGGCTCGTCGACCGGTTCGGGCAGGCCCGGATCACCGTTCCGGCGGTGCTGTACAACCTGGTGCCGCTGTGCGGACTGCTGCTCTGCGTCCGCCTCGGCGCACCCGACTGGACGCTCCACCTCTGCTGGGCGGCCGGGTCCGCGGTGCCGAACCTCGGCGGTATGGCGCGGGCCCGCTGGGCGCACCTGCTCCGTGACGCGCCGGAGGACCGGCACCTCGCCAACTCCCTCGAACAGGCCCTGGACGAGCTCTGCTTCATGGCCGGACCGGTGCTCGGCATGGTCCTGTGCACGACGGTCGCCCCGGAGGCCGGGATGCTCACCGCCGGCGGGGTCGGCACCGTCGGCGCGCTGCTCTTCGCGGCCCAGCGGCGGACCGAACCGCCGCCGGCGGACCGTCCCGACGCCGCTGCCACCGACGCCGCTGCCACCGATGCCGCGGCCGGGCCGCGCTCGCCGCTGCGGGTGCCGGCGCTCCGGGTGCTCGCCCTGACCTTCCTCAGCACCGGCATGGTCTTCGGCGCGCTCGATCTGACCACCGTCGCGTACGCGGACGCGCTGGGGCACCGCCCGGTCGCGGGCGGACTGCTGGCCCTGGTGGCGGCCGGGTCGTGTGCGGCGGGGCTGGTGTTCGGCACCCTGCGGCCGACCCGCTCCGCGGGTGCCCGCTTCCTGCGGGGCCTGGCGGCGATGGCGGGGCTCCTGCTGCTGCCGCTCGCCGCCGGGCTGGGCGGCGCGGGACTCGCACTGCTCGGGGCGGCCCTGTTCGCGGCCGGCACGGGCACCGCACCGACCATGGTCACCGGCATGACGCTGATCCAGGAGCAGCTGCCCCAGCGGCAGTTGAACGAGGCGATGGCGATCGCGGTGTCCGGGATCATGATCGGCATATCGACCGGCTCGGCGCTGGCGGGCGCACTCGCCGAACACGCCGGGCCCGGCGCGGGGTACTGGATCCCGGCGGGAGCGGCGGCGCTCGCCCTGCTGATCGCCCTCGCGGGCCGCCGCCACCTGGGCGCGGGGCCGCGGCCTCCGGCCGGAACGGCTTCCGGCCCACTGTCGGTGCCACCGGCCAGCTTGCGATCATGA
- a CDS encoding LysR family transcriptional regulator, whose product MPHDLHPRLLRGFVATAETLHFGRAAERLHVAQQALSRDVRTLERLLGDTLFLRTTRSVELTTAGHGLLPKARRLLALHDEILAGVAHRPLLLDLNSDVTGPDLTSDRLLQRARAAWPEGEMLARFHGGLAAAATELLAHRLDVSFGRYAGLPAEARARLAQRPVRLEAVSVMMAAGHPLAGRPALRLAELAGHPVDICAGNPATTEWADLGRRLLDEHGLDAAPPRVPPVGVDETARYLTRHGDPMLTTVGGPALPGSVNVPLVDPVPLSLVSLVHRPDLRHPGLTALLTAAAELGGREGWLRRPAGSWLPSPDAALLAV is encoded by the coding sequence ATGCCCCACGACCTGCATCCCCGCCTGCTGCGCGGCTTCGTCGCCACCGCCGAGACGCTGCACTTCGGCCGCGCCGCGGAGCGGCTGCACGTGGCCCAGCAGGCGCTCAGCCGTGATGTCAGGACGCTGGAGCGGCTGCTCGGCGACACCCTGTTCCTCCGTACCACCCGCAGTGTCGAACTCACCACCGCCGGGCACGGTCTGCTGCCCAAGGCCCGCCGACTGCTGGCCCTGCACGACGAGATCCTGGCCGGTGTCGCGCACCGGCCACTGCTGCTCGACCTCAACAGCGACGTCACCGGGCCGGACCTCACCAGCGACCGGCTGCTCCAACGGGCCCGCGCCGCTTGGCCGGAGGGCGAAATGCTGGCCCGCTTCCACGGCGGTCTGGCGGCCGCGGCCACCGAACTGCTCGCCCATCGGCTGGACGTGTCGTTCGGCCGCTACGCGGGACTGCCCGCCGAGGCGCGGGCCCGGCTCGCGCAGCGCCCGGTCCGGCTGGAGGCGGTCTCGGTGATGATGGCGGCCGGCCATCCGCTGGCCGGTCGGCCGGCCCTGCGGCTCGCCGAACTGGCCGGGCACCCGGTGGACATCTGCGCGGGCAATCCGGCGACCACCGAGTGGGCCGACCTCGGCCGGCGGCTGCTGGACGAGCACGGTCTGGACGCGGCGCCCCCGCGGGTCCCGCCGGTGGGGGTGGACGAGACGGCCCGCTACCTGACCCGGCACGGCGACCCGATGCTGACCACCGTCGGCGGCCCGGCACTGCCGGGCTCGGTGAACGTGCCGCTGGTCGATCCGGTCCCGCTCAGCCTGGTGAGCCTGGTGCACCGCCCGGACCTGCGGCATCCCGGACTGACCGCACTGCTGACCGCGGCGGCCGAACTCGGCGGGCGCGAGGGCTGGTTGCGCCGCCCGGCGGGCAGTTGGCTGCCGTCGCCGGACGCCGCGCTGCTGGCGGTCTAG
- a CDS encoding YceI family protein — translation MGLFNRTKTTDTATTAVAVAENPAGQDLGLGHLTGDWTIDTTHSEIGFAVRHAMVTNVKGRFTEYEGKLHLDGTTPTDSRADLVIKVASIDTNQAQRDEHLRTSDFFAAETFPEMRFRSTAAERVGDESYRMSGELTIKDVTRPITLDLDFTGHAVDAYGADRVGFEGKAVLDRTDWGLTYNAALETGGVLIGEKVKLTFDISAVKAA, via the coding sequence ATGGGCCTGTTCAACCGCACCAAGACCACCGACACCGCGACCACCGCCGTCGCCGTCGCCGAGAACCCGGCCGGCCAGGACCTCGGGCTCGGACACCTGACCGGCGACTGGACCATCGACACCACCCACAGCGAGATCGGCTTCGCCGTCCGCCACGCGATGGTCACCAACGTCAAGGGCCGCTTCACCGAGTACGAGGGCAAGCTGCACCTGGACGGCACCACCCCGACCGACTCGCGCGCCGATCTGGTGATCAAGGTCGCGAGCATCGACACCAACCAGGCCCAGCGCGACGAGCACCTGCGCACCAGCGACTTCTTCGCGGCCGAGACCTTCCCGGAGATGCGCTTCCGCAGCACCGCCGCCGAGCGCGTGGGCGACGAGTCCTACCGGATGAGCGGCGAGCTCACCATCAAGGACGTCACCCGCCCGATCACCCTGGACCTCGACTTCACCGGCCACGCCGTCGACGCCTACGGTGCCGACCGGGTCGGCTTCGAGGGCAAGGCCGTCCTGGACCGCACCGACTGGGGCCTGACCTACAACGCCGCGCTGGAGACCGGCGGCGTGCTGATCGGCGAGAAGGTCAAGCTCACCTTCGACATCTCCGCCGTGAAGGCGGCCTGA
- a CDS encoding GNAT family N-acetyltransferase, with protein sequence MITTIRRGNARDAEDVAALHAASWCSAYAGIVPDSALGDGLADERHEIWELRLSVDYGAPEATPELLIAEQAGTTVGFAYLVPMPDGRVLLDNLHVRPGLTGSGIGGELLDAARAHVTRQHPGADLYLEVLQANTRAIAFYERAGGRRTAAGQGVFPGGHTLPEYEYTWSAVAPAGRSRS encoded by the coding sequence GTGATCACCACCATCCGCCGGGGGAACGCCCGGGACGCCGAGGACGTCGCCGCCCTGCACGCCGCCAGCTGGTGCAGCGCGTACGCCGGCATCGTCCCCGACAGCGCCCTCGGTGACGGGCTGGCGGACGAGCGGCACGAGATCTGGGAACTGCGGCTGAGTGTCGACTACGGCGCCCCGGAGGCGACCCCCGAACTGCTGATCGCCGAACAGGCGGGCACCACCGTGGGATTCGCCTACCTGGTCCCGATGCCGGACGGCCGGGTGCTGCTCGACAACCTGCACGTCCGCCCCGGGCTGACCGGCTCCGGGATCGGCGGCGAGCTGCTGGACGCCGCCCGCGCCCACGTGACCCGACAGCACCCCGGGGCCGACCTCTACCTGGAGGTGCTGCAGGCCAACACCCGCGCGATCGCCTTCTACGAGCGCGCCGGCGGCCGGCGCACCGCGGCCGGTCAGGGCGTCTTCCCCGGCGGTCACACGCTGCCCGAGTACGAGTACACCTGGTCGGCCGTCGCGCCGGCCGGTCGGTCGCGGTCGTAG